Genomic window (Streptomyces sp. LX-29):
ACGCCCACGTCATCCTCGAAGCCGCGCCGACGGCGCAGCCCACCGAGACCGGATCGGAGACGGCCCCCACGGTCGTTCCCCTGGTGCTGTCCGCACGCAACGCGGCCGGGCTGAACGCCCAGATGGCACAGCTGGCAGCTTTCGTCGGCGACCGGCCCCAGACCGCGCCGGCGGACATGGGGTACTCGCTGGCCACCACCCGGGCCGCTCTCGACCACCGCGCGGTGGTACTCGGAACGGACCGCGAGCAGCTCATCCACGCGCTGACCGCGGGCGAAGGCGCGGCCGACGTGGTGCGGGGGGTGTCGGGCTCGCCGGGTGGTGTGGTGTTCGTGTTCCCGGGTCAGGGTTCGCAGTGGTTGGGGATGGCGGTGGAGCTGTTGGAGGCTTCGCCGGTGTTCGCCGCGCGGATGGCCGAGTGTGCGGCCGCGTTGGCGCCGTTCACGGACTGGTCTTTGCTTGATGTGGTGCGGGATGGGTCGGGGGTGTGGCTGGAGCGGGTGGATGTGGTCCAGCCGGTGTTGTGGGCGGTGATGGTGTCGCTGGCGGCGGTGTGGGAGTCGCATGGTGTGGAGCCTGCCGCTGTGGTGGGTCATTCGCAGGGTGAGATCGCGGCCGCGGCTGTGGCGGGTGCGTTGACTCTGGAGGATGCTGCTCGGGTTGTGGCGTTGCGGAGCCGGTTGCTGCTGGATCTCAGTGGTGATGGCGGGATGTTGTCCGTCGCGCTGCCGGTGGAGCGGGTTGCTGAGCGGATCAGCGCGTTCGGTGATTCGGTGTCGGTGGCTGCGGTTAATGGTCCTGGCTCGGTGGTTGTTTCTGGTGAGCGTGTGGTGTTGTTGGAGCTTCAGGCGGGGTGGGAGGCTGAGGGTGTCCGGGCGCGGATGGTGCCGGTGGATTACGCCTCGCATTCGGCGCAGGTGGAGGAGATCGAGGATCGTCTGCTGGAGGTCCTGGCCCCGATCCAGCCCCGCAACGCTCGTGTTCCGTTCTACTCTTCCGTGACCGGTGCCCGGATCGACACTTCGGGTCTGGATGCCGCGTACTGGTATCGGAATCTGCGGCGGACGGTGGAGTTCGCCAAGGCCACCGCGACCCTGCTGGATGAGGGTCATGGTGTGTTCATCGAGGCCAGTGCGCATCCGGTGTTGTTGATGGGTGTGCAGGAGACCGCGGATGCCGCGGATCGTCCGGTCGTCACGATCGGCACTCTGCGCCGTGAGGAAGGCGGGCGGCAGCGGCTGTTCACGTCGCTGGCGGAGGCGTATACGCAGGGCGTCGAGGTGGATTGGGCGTCGGTGTTCGCGGGTGTGGGGGCGCGTCGGGTGGATCTGCCGACGTATCCCTTCCAACGCCAGCGCTACTGGCCGCGTGCCACGTCCACCTCGCTGCGCGACGTGGCGTCCATCGGCATGCGACCGGCCGAACACCCGCTGCTGGGCGCCGGCGTCCGGCTGGCCGACACGGGTGGATTCCTCTTCACCGGCCGACTGTCGCTCCAGTCGCACCCGTGGGTCGCAGACCACGCAGTGGCGGACGCCGTCCTGCTGCCGGGCACGGGCCTGCTGGAACTGGCCGCCCACGCCGGTGACGAGGTCGGCTGCGGCCGGGTCGAAGAGCTCACCCTGGAGGCTCCGCTCGTACTGCCCCGAGAGGGCGGCGTCCAGGTGCAGCTGGTGGTCGACGGCCCCGAGGAGCCGGGCGACCCGGACGGCCAGGACGCGTCCCGGGCCCTGTATCTCTACTCGCGCCCCGACAACGCCCCGGACGACCAGCCCTGGACCCGGCACGCCAGCGGTCTGCTGGCCCCCGAATCCGCCGACGACACCCGCGCACGCGCGGCCGAGGCCCTGACCTGGCCGCCGGCGGACGCGGAGGCCGTGGAGGTCAGCGGTTGCTACGACGACCTGCGCGAGCGCGGATACGGCTACGGCCCGGCGTTCCAGGGGCTGCGCCGGGCGTGGCGGCGAGGCGACGAGGTCTTCGCCGAGGTCGCCCTGCCGGAAGGGGTCGCCGACGCCGAGCGGTACGGCATGCACCCCGCGCTGCTCGACGCCGCCCTGCACGCGATCGGCCTCGGTGACGGGCTCAGCGCCGAAGCAGGCAGCGGCCAGGCCCGCCTCCCCTTCTCCTGGCGCGGGGTCTCCCTGCACGCCGCCGGCGCCTCGACCCTCCGCGTCCGGCTCTCGCCGGCCGGCGACGACGGGATCGCGCTGGCCGTGGCCGACGGCACCGGCCAGCCGGTCGCCACCGTGGAGGCGTTGACGCTCCGCACCGTGGAGCTGGACCAGCTCACCCCGCCGAGCGCGCACCACGACGCCCTGTTCCGCGTCGACTGGACCACCCTGCCGGCCGGCGAAGCCGCTCCGGGGACGACTCCTGAGGCGAGCCGCTGGGCCGTGGTCGGCGACATCGCCGAGCAGGCGGCCAAGGTCCTCGCCGACGTGAGCCGCTACCCGGACCTGGTGTCCCTGGGCGAAGCCGTCGCCGCGGGCACCACGGCCCCCGAATCGGTGCTGGTCTTCGCCCCGCCGTTCGACGCGGACGGCGACGAGACCGTCGCCGACGCGGTACGGACCTCCACCCACCGCACCCTCGCGCTGGTGCAGGGATGGCTGGCCGAGGAGCGGTTCGGCTCCTCCCGCCTGGTGCTGGTGACCCGTGCGGCGGTGGCCACCGAGCGTGGCGAGCACGTCACCGACCTGGCCAACGCCCCGGCGTGGGGCCTGCTGCGCTCGGCCCAGTCCGAGCACCCGGGACGGTTCGTGCTGCTCGACCTGGACGGCCAGGACAGCTCGTACCCGGTGCTGCCGGCCGCACTCGTGCAGGACGAGCCGCAGCTCGCCATCCGGCGCGGCACCCTGCGCGCACCCCGGCTCGCCCGCGCCACCGCCGGCACCGGAGCACGGCTGTCGCCGCCCGCCGGCGCCGTCGCCTGGCGCCTGGACATCCCGGTCAAGGGAAGCCTGGACAACCTGGCCCTCGTCGAGAACGCGGCGGCCCTGGCACCGCTCACGGAGGGCCAGGTCCGGGTCGCGGTCCGCGCCGCCGGCCTCAACTTCCGGGACGTGGTGCTCGCCCTCGGTGTCGTGCCCAACGAGGACACCATGGGCAGCGAAGGCGCTGGTGTGGTCCTCGAAGTCGGGCCGGGCGTCACCGACCTGACCCCGGGCGACCGGGTGATGGGCCTGTTCGTCGGCGGCTTCGGCCCGGTGGCCGTCACCGACCGCAAGGTCATCGCCCGCATGCCCGCCAACTGGTCGTATCTCCAGGCCGCCTCCGTGCCGGTGACCTTCCTGACCGCGTACTACGCCCTCACCGACCTCGCCGACGTGCAGCCGGGCGAGGCGGTGCTCGTCCACGCGGCAGCCGGCGGAGTCGGCACGGCCGCCGTGCAACTGGCACGCCACCTCGGCGCGGAGGTCTTCGGAACCGCCAGCCCCGGCAAGTGGGACACCCTGCGCTCCCTGGGACTCGACGACGCGCACATCGCCTCCTCGCGGACCACGGACTTCCAGGACCGGTTCCTGGCCGCCACCGACGGCCGGGGCATGGACGTGGTGCTCGACTCCCTCTCCGGGGAACTCGTCGACGCCTCACTGCGCCTGCTGCCACGCGGCGGCCGGTTCCTGGAGATGGGCAAGACCGACATCCGCGACGCCGACGAGGTGACCGCCCGCCACGAGGGCGTCCGCTACCGGGCGTTCGACCTCGGCGAAGCCGGCCAGCCCCGGATCGGGCAGATGCTCGAGAAGATCCTGGAGCTCTTCGAACGCGGCGTGCTCAGCCCCCCGCCCGTGACCGCCTGGGACATCCGGCGCGCCCCCGAGGCATACCGGTTCCTGAGCCAGGCGCGGCACATCGGCAAGGTCGTGCTGACCCTGCCTTCCACCCCCGCGCCCGAGGGCACCGTGCTGATCACCGGCGCCACCGGAACGCTCGGCACCCTGCTCGCCCGCCACCTGGTCACCCGGCACGGCGTACGGAACCTGCTGCTCACCAGCCGCCGCGGACCCGACTCACCCGGCGCCGGCGAACTGCTGGCCGAGCTCTCCGCGGCCGGCGCCACGGTCGACCTGGTCGCCTGCGACACCGCCGACCGCCGGGCACTGGCCGAGCTGCTGGCATCCGTCCCCGCGGAACACCCGCTGACAGGCGTGATCCACGCCGCGGGCGTCCTCGACGACGGTGTGGTCGAATCGCTGACCCCGGACCGGCTCGACGTGGTGCTGCGACCGAAGGTCGACGCGGCCGTCAACCTGCACGAGCTGACCCAGCACCTGGACCTCACCTCCTTCGTGCTCTTCTCCTCCGCGGCCTCCACCTTCGGCAGCGCGGGACAGGGCAACTACGCGGCGGCCAACGCCTTCCTCGACGCGCTGGCCCAGCACCGCCGCGCCCGCGGACTGCCCGCCACCTCCGTGGCCTGGGGGCTGTGGGAGCAGGCCAGCGACATGACGGGCCACCTCGGCGCGACCGACCTGACCCGCATCAAGAAGAAGGGCGCCGCCCTGCTCACCTCCGAGCAGGGCCTGGAGCTGTACGACCTCGCCGACGCCTCCGACGAGTCGCTCATGGTCGCCGTTCCGCTCAACACGGCCTCACTGCGCACCCCGGACGGCCAGGTCCCCGCCCTGTTCCGGGCGATCGCCGGCGGCAGCCGACGCCCGCGCCGGGCGGCCACCGGACCGGCGACCGCCGACGGACCCACCTTCCTGGAACGTCTCACCGCGCTCCCGGCGCCGGAGCGCGCCGCCGCGCTGCTCGACCTGGTGCGGACCCAGGCGGCCGGGGTCCTCGGACACTCCTCCCCGGACCTGATCGAGCCCGACCGGGCCTTCCGGGAAATCGGCTTCGACTCGCTCACCGCCGTCGAATTCCGCAACCGCCTCGGCACGAGCACGGGCAAGCGCTGGCCGGTGACCCTGGTCTTCGACTACCCGAACCCCACGGCGCTCGCCGACCACCTGGCGGCCAAGCTGCTCCCCGACGGAGCGGCGGCAGCCGGCGGGACCGCCCAGCCCGACGGGCACGGACCGGGCCACACCTCGGCCTCGCTCCACGCGGAGCTGGACCGGCTCGAAGCCGCGCTGTCCTCGGCCGACCCCGACGACGCCACGCGTACCGGCGTCGCGGAACGCCTGCAAGCCCTGCTGACGCAGCTCAACGAGCCCGCCACGCCGACTGGTGTCACCAGCTCGGACGACGAATCCGGGAAACCGGTCACCGCAGAGTCGCTGTTCGCCTACATCGACCAGAAGTACGGCACAAGCTGACCGACCCGCTCGACCGCCCTCCTCGACCACTCACACAGGTGACACAACCCATGGAAAACGAAGACAAGCTCCTCCAGTACCTCCAGCGGGTCACGGCCGACCTCGACCAGGCGCACGCACGCCTGAAGGAGATCGAGGACACGGCGCAGGAGCCGATCGCCATCGTGGGCATGGGTTGCCGCTACCCGGGCGGCGTCACCTCCCCCGATGAGCTGTGGCAGTTGGTCACCGCCGGTCGGGACGCGATGTCCGCGTTCCCGACCGGCCGCGGGTGGAACCTGGAGGAGCTGTTCGACCCCGACCCGGACCGGCCGGGCACCAGCTACGTCCGCGAGGGCGGCTTCATCCACGACGCGGACGGATTCGACGCGACGTTCTTCGGCATCTCGCCGCGTGAGGCACTGGCGATGGACCCGCAGCAGCGGCTGTCGCTGGAGGCCGCGTGGGAGGCGCTGGAGCGGGCCGGCATCACCCCGCAGTCGCTGCGCGGCAGCCGGACCGGTGTCTTCGTCGGCTCCAGCGGCCAGGACTACGCCACCCTGCTCAGGCAGTCCGCCGAGGACGTCGAGGGCTACCTGATGACCGGCAACACCCCCAGCGTGGTGTCCGGGCGGGCCTCGTACACCCTGGGCCTGGAAGGGCCCGCGGTCACCGTCGACACCGCCTGCTCGTCCTCGCTGGTCGCCCTGCACCTGGCCTGCCACGCGCTGCGCCAGGGCGAGTGCACGATGGCCCTGGCGGGCGGCGTGTCCGTGATGGCGATCCCGAGCGTGTTCGTCGAGTTCAGCCGGCAGCGTGGCCTGGCCTCCGACGGCCGCTGCAAGTCCTTCGCGGGCGCGGCGGACGGCACCGGCTGGGCCGAGGGCGTCGGCATGCTGGTGCTGGAGCGGCTGTCGGACGCCGAGCGGAACGGCCACCGGGTGCTGGCCGTGGTGCGGGGTTCGGCGGTCAACCAGGACGGCGCGTCGAACGGCCTGACGGCCCCCAACGGTCCCTCGCAGCAGCGCGTGATCCGCCAGGCGCTGGCCAATGCCCGGCTCTCCGCCGGCCAGGTGGACGTCGTCGAGGCGCACGGCACGGGCACCACCCTGGGCGACCCCATCGAGGCCCAGGCCCTGCTGGAAACCTACGGCCAGGACCGCCCGCAGGGCCGGCCACTGCTGCTCGGCTCGATCAAGTCCAACTTCGGCCACTCCCAGGCGGCCGCCGGTGTCGCGGGCGTCATCAAGATGGTGATGGCGATGCGGCACGGCGTGCTGCCGCAGACCCTGCACGTCGACGAGCCGTCGCCGCACATCGACTGGTCGGCGGGCGCCGTCGAGCTGCTGACCGAGCAGGTGGCATGGCCCAAGACCGACCAGCCCCGCCGGGCCGGCGTCTCCTCCTTCGGCGTCAGCGGCACCAACGCCCACGTCATCCTCGAACAGGCCCCGACGGCCGCCGAGTCGTGGCAGCCGGCCGACGGGGAGAAGACACCCACGCCGCTCGGCGACGCCACCCCGGTCCTGCCGTGGGTGCTCTCCGCCCGGAGCACCGACGCGCTCCGCGCCCAGGCCCGTAACCTCGCCGCCCATCTGGCCTCCTCGCCCGCCCTGTCCCTCCCCGACGTGGGCCTTTCCCTGGCGACCACCCGGACCGCATTCGAGTACCGGGCCGCCGTGGTGGCCTCGGACCATGAGGAGTTCCGCACCGCCCTTGAGGCGCTGGCCGCCGGCGAGACCCCGGCCGGCACGGTCCAGGGCGCGGTGTCCCCCGGCAGGCTCGCGGTGCTGTTCACCGGCCAGGGTGCGCAGCGGCTCGGCATGGGCCGGGAACTGTACGAGCGGTTCCCGGTGTTCGCGGAGGCATTCGACGCGGTCTGCGCGGAGCTGGACCGGTTCCTCGGACAGCCGCTGCGCGAGGCGATCTTCGGATCCGACGCCGAGCTGCTGGACCAGACCGGAAACACCCAGCCCGCCCTGTTCGCCATCGAGGTGGCCCTCTTCCGGCTGGCCGAGTCGTGGGGAATCCGCCCCGACTTCGTGGCCGGGCACTCCATCGGTGAGCTGTCTGCCGCGCATGTGGCCGGTGTGCTCTCGCTGAAGGACGCGGCGACCCTGGTGGCCGCCCGCGCCCGCCTGATGCAGAGCCTCCCGCAGGGCGGTGCGATGGTCTCCATCGCCGCCCCCGAGAAGGACGTCCGGTCGGCGCTTGAGGGTGTCGCCGGGGTGTCGGTGGCGGCGGTCAACGGCCCCGCTTCCGTGGTGATCTCTGGCGACGCCGACGCCGTGGCGCGCATCAGCGACGGCTTCGCCGCCGACGGGGTGAAGACCAAGCAGCTGCGGGTCAGCCACGCCTTCCACTCGCCGCACATGGACGCGATGCTCGCGGACTTCCGCCGGTTCGCCGACATCCTCACCTACCACGCGCCCCGCATCCCCGTCGTCTCCAACGTCACCGGAAAGATCGCGACGGCGGAGGAGCTGTGCTCGGCGGAGTACTGGGTCCGACACGTGCGCGAGGCCGTGCGCTTCGCCGACGGCATCCGCACCCTGGAGTCCCAGGGCGTGACCCGGTTCCTGGAACTGGGCCCGGACGGGACCCTCTCCGCCATGGCCCGCGACTGCCTCACCGAGGGCTCCGAGGCCGCGCTCGTCCCCGCCCTGCGCCGCGACCGGCCCGAGGAGCGCTCGCTCCTCACCGCCCTCAGCCGACTGCACGCCCACGGCGTCCCGGCCGACTGGGAAGCCGTCTTCGCCGGCACCGGCGCGCGCCGCGTCGAGCTGCCCACCTACGCCTTCCAGCGCCGGCAGTACTGGCCCAAGCCCTCCGCCACCCAGGCCGGTGACGTCTCGGCGGCCGGCCTGACACGGGCCGAGCACCCGCTGCTCGGCGCCGCCGTCGGCCTGGCCGACGGCGACGGCTACCTGTTCACCGGACGTCTCAGCGTCGAGACACACCCCTGGCTCGCCGACCACATGATCGGTGGCGCGGTCGTCGTCCCGGGAACGGCGATCCTCGAACTCGCCGTACGAGCCGGGGACCAGGCCGGTTGCGACCGGGTCGACGAGCTCACCCTGGAAGCCCCGCTGGTCCTGCCGGAGCACGGCGCGGTGCAGCTCCAGATCTCGGTCGGCGCCCCCGACGACTCCGGGCACCACCCGTTCGACCTCTACTCCCGGCCGGCGACTGCCGAAGCCGACGGCCCCTGGACCCACCACGCGGGCGGCGTCCTCGCGGCCGCCAAGCGGGGAACCCCCGCCACGGACCTCGAAGCCTGGCCCCCGGCAGATGCCACCGAGGCCGACATCGACGGCGTCTACGAACGCCTCGCCGAGAACGGCACCGTGTACGGCCCCACTTTCCGCGGACTGCGGCGGGTGTGGCGGCGCGGTGAGGACGCGTTCGCCGAAGTGGCCCTCCCGGAGGGCGCCGAGGCCGACGCACCTCTCTTCGGCCTGCACCCCGCGCTCCTCGACGCCGCCCTCCACCCGGTGGGCATCGGCGACGGCCTGCTCGTCCGGGACACGGGCGGCGCCCGCCTCCCGTTCGCCTGGACCGGAGTGTCGCTCCACGCCACCGGTGCCACCTCCCTACGGGTACGCCTGCGGTCGATCGGCACGGACACCCTCTCGATCGAAGCGGCCGACGCCCGCGGCGCCCTCGTAGCCTCCGTCGAGTCCCTGGTGCTGCGCCCGGTCGCCCCCGAGGACCTCGCCTCCACCCCGCAGCAGCAGTCGCTCTACCGGGTGGATTGGCAGTCGGCGTCGCTGCCGGTGGCTGAGGTTGGTGCGGGTGGTGCTGGTTGGGCGGTGCTGGGTTCGGAGGATTCTGGTCTGCCGGCGTCGTGGGGCGTGGGTGAGGTCGTTTCGGATCTTGCCTCGCTGGGTGCTGGTGGTGTGGTGCCGGATGTGGTGCTGGTGCCGTGTCTGTCCGGTGGGTCCGGTGCTGCGGATGTACGTGGTGCGACCGGTCGCGTCCTGGGCCTGCTTCAGGAGTGGCTGGGGGATGAGCGGTTCGCCGCGTCGCGTCTGGTGTGGGTGACCCGTGGTGCGGTTTCCGCGGGTGCGGGTGAGGGTGTTGCGGATCTGGCGCATGCCGCGGTGTGGGGTCTGGTGCGCTCGGCGCAGTCGGAGAACCCGGACCGGTTCGTCCTGGTGGATGTGGACGGGGACGAGGCTTCGGCGCTGGTGTTGCCGTCCGTCGTCGGCTCGGGTGAGTCGCAGGTGGCGGTGCGGGCCGGTGAGGTGCGTGTGCCGCGTCTGGCGCGTGCGACGGTCTCTTCGTCGTCTGATTCTCCTGTTTGGGATGTGGATGGCACCGTCTTGGTGACGGGTGGTACGGGTGCTCTGGGTGCGTTGGTGGCTCGGCATCTGGTGGCTGAGCATGGTGTTCGGCATCTGTTGTTGACCAGTCGCCGGGGTGTGGACGCTCCGGGCGCGGTTGAGCTGCGTGATGAGCTGACCGCACTGGGCGCTCGGGTGACGGTCGCGGCTTGTGATGCGGCTGATCGTGAGGCGCTGGCCGGGCTGCTGGGCACGATCCCTGCCGAGTATCCGCTGTCCGGTGTCGTGCACACGGCGGGTGTGCTGGATGACGGTGTGATCGAGTCGCTGTCGTCGGAGCGGTTGGAGACGGTGCTGCGTCCGAAGGTGGACGCCGCGTTGAATCTGCATGAGCTGACGCGTGACCTCGATCTGTCCGCGTTTGTGCTGTTCTCCTCGGCGGCTGGGCTTCTGGGTGCGTCGGGTCAGGGCAACTACGCGGCGGCGAATGCGTTCTTGGACGCGTTGGCTGAGCGGCGTCGTGCGGAGGGTCTGGCGGGTCAGTCGCTGGCTTGGGGTCTGTGGGCTCAGGCCGGTGGCATGACCGGTGGTCTGGCGGAGGCGGATGTCTCGCGGATGACGCGTGCGGGTCTGCGTCCGTTGTCGGAGCCCGACGGTCTGGCGCTGCTGGACGCCGCCCGCGCCGCGGGCGATGCCACACTGGCTCCGATCCACCTGGACCCGGCCGGCTTCGCAACCCAGCCCGGTCTGCCCGCGGTTCTCCGTTCCCTGGTCCGCACCCCGGCACGCCGCACCGCACACGCCGGTGTCGGTGCGAGCACGGGCGGGGCCGAGGCCGAGAAGCTGATGCGGCGTCTGGCACAGGCATCCGCAGCGGAGCGGGGCCGGGTGCTGCTCGACCTGGTCCGTACGCGAGCCGCGGCTGTACTCGGCCACGCCGACGCGGACGCCGTCCCCGCTCGTCTGGGCTTCCTGGACGCGGGCTTCGACTCGCTCACCGCGGTCGAACTGCGCAATGCGCTGGGCTCCGCCACTGGCCTGCGGCTGCCCCCGACGCTGCTGTTCGACTACCCCACGCCCATGGCCCTCGCGGAGCACCTGCGTGAGGAGCTGGTGGGCGAGGCCCGGGGCCCGCTGCTTCCGACCCCGTCGGAGTCGACCGGCACGGATGACGACCTGATCGCCATCGTGGGGATGAGCTGCCGCTATCCGGGCGGCGTCACCTCGCCGGAGGAGCTGTGGGAGTTGCTGGCTGCCGGCGGGGACGGCATCTCGGAGTTCCCGTCCGACCGTGGCTGGCAGATCGACCGCCTCTTCGACGCGGACCCGGACCGCACCGGCACGAGCTATGTGCGTGAGGGTGGGTTCCTGCACGACGCGATCGAGTTCGACGCCGGGTTCTTCGGGATTTCGCCGCGTGAGGCGCTGGCGATGGACCCGCAGCAGCGGCTGCTGCTGGAGACCTCGTGGGAGGCGCTGGAGCGCGCCGGTATCGATCCGCTGTCGGTGCGCGGCAGCCGTACCGGCGTCTTCGCGGGCGTCATGTACCACGACTACGGCGCGCGGCTGCATGAGGTGCCCGAGGGGCTTGAGGGCTTCCTCGGAAACGGTAGCGCCAGCAGTGTGGTTTCGGGCCGGGTGTCGTACACCCTGGGTCTGGAGGGTCCCGCGCTCACGGTCGACACCGCGTGCTCCTCTTCGCTGGTCACCCTGCACCTGGCCT
Coding sequences:
- a CDS encoding type I polyketide synthase, which produces MSNEVPNEEKLREYLKRVTNDLRRTRRRLSELEDGAQEPIAIVGMSCRFPGGVSSPEELWQLLAAGGDAISEFPTDRGWPLEQLFDEDPDNSGTSYVREGGFLHEVTEFDAGFFGISPREAVAMDPQQRLTLETSWEALERAGISPLSLRGSRTGVFAGTNGQDYMQLLADAEEDTGGYLGTGNAASAMSGRVSYTLGLEGPAVTVDTACSSSLVALHLAAESLRHGECTLALAGGVTVMSTPGAFIEFSRQRGLAADGRCKAFSDSADGTGWAEGVGMLVLERLSDAERNGHQVLAVVRGSAVNQDGASSGLTAPNGPSQQRVIQQALAGARLTAGQVDAVEAHGTGTTLGDPIEAQALQATYGQNRPEGRPLWLGSVKSNLGHTQAAAGVAGIIKMVMAMRHGVLPRTLHIDRPSSKVDWSAGAVELLTEQVAWPETDEPRRAGVSAFGVSGTNAHVILEAAPTAQPTETGSETAPTVVPLVLSARNAAGLNAQMAQLAAFVGDRPQTAPADMGYSLATTRAALDHRAVVLGTDREQLIHALTAGEGAADVVRGVSGSPGGVVFVFPGQGSQWLGMAVELLEASPVFAARMAECAAALAPFTDWSLLDVVRDGSGVWLERVDVVQPVLWAVMVSLAAVWESHGVEPAAVVGHSQGEIAAAAVAGALTLEDAARVVALRSRLLLDLSGDGGMLSVALPVERVAERISAFGDSVSVAAVNGPGSVVVSGERVVLLELQAGWEAEGVRARMVPVDYASHSAQVEEIEDRLLEVLAPIQPRNARVPFYSSVTGARIDTSGLDAAYWYRNLRRTVEFAKATATLLDEGHGVFIEASAHPVLLMGVQETADAADRPVVTIGTLRREEGGRQRLFTSLAEAYTQGVEVDWASVFAGVGARRVDLPTYPFQRQRYWPRATSTSLRDVASIGMRPAEHPLLGAGVRLADTGGFLFTGRLSLQSHPWVADHAVADAVLLPGTGLLELAAHAGDEVGCGRVEELTLEAPLVLPREGGVQVQLVVDGPEEPGDPDGQDASRALYLYSRPDNAPDDQPWTRHASGLLAPESADDTRARAAEALTWPPADAEAVEVSGCYDDLRERGYGYGPAFQGLRRAWRRGDEVFAEVALPEGVADAERYGMHPALLDAALHAIGLGDGLSAEAGSGQARLPFSWRGVSLHAAGASTLRVRLSPAGDDGIALAVADGTGQPVATVEALTLRTVELDQLTPPSAHHDALFRVDWTTLPAGEAAPGTTPEASRWAVVGDIAEQAAKVLADVSRYPDLVSLGEAVAAGTTAPESVLVFAPPFDADGDETVADAVRTSTHRTLALVQGWLAEERFGSSRLVLVTRAAVATERGEHVTDLANAPAWGLLRSAQSEHPGRFVLLDLDGQDSSYPVLPAALVQDEPQLAIRRGTLRAPRLARATAGTGARLSPPAGAVAWRLDIPVKGSLDNLALVENAAALAPLTEGQVRVAVRAAGLNFRDVVLALGVVPNEDTMGSEGAGVVLEVGPGVTDLTPGDRVMGLFVGGFGPVAVTDRKVIARMPANWSYLQAASVPVTFLTAYYALTDLADVQPGEAVLVHAAAGGVGTAAVQLARHLGAEVFGTASPGKWDTLRSLGLDDAHIASSRTTDFQDRFLAATDGRGMDVVLDSLSGELVDASLRLLPRGGRFLEMGKTDIRDADEVTARHEGVRYRAFDLGEAGQPRIGQMLEKILELFERGVLSPPPVTAWDIRRAPEAYRFLSQARHIGKVVLTLPSTPAPEGTVLITGATGTLGTLLARHLVTRHGVRNLLLTSRRGPDSPGAGELLAELSAAGATVDLVACDTADRRALAELLASVPAEHPLTGVIHAAGVLDDGVVESLTPDRLDVVLRPKVDAAVNLHELTQHLDLTSFVLFSSAASTFGSAGQGNYAAANAFLDALAQHRRARGLPATSVAWGLWEQASDMTGHLGATDLTRIKKKGAALLTSEQGLELYDLADASDESLMVAVPLNTASLRTPDGQVPALFRAIAGGSRRPRRAATGPATADGPTFLERLTALPAPERAAALLDLVRTQAAGVLGHSSPDLIEPDRAFREIGFDSLTAVEFRNRLGTSTGKRWPVTLVFDYPNPTALADHLAAKLLPDGAAAAGGTAQPDGHGPGHTSASLHAELDRLEAALSSADPDDATRTGVAERLQALLTQLNEPATPTGVTSSDDESGKPVTAESLFAYIDQKYGTS